The region TTCAACTAACctgattttttatgtttaactgATATATTTGCTCTTGCAGATGGCAGGTCAGCTTTCTTTCCTCAGTGATCTTTCTCTTTTCAGCAACTATTTGGCGTTTGAATGAAGTTTGGCGCAGCTCTAAATTCTTCTCCAAGTACTGGAATACAATggaaagagaaaatgaaggTATAAATTAAATGTATTCGTTTTATAATTTCTACTCTCATCCTGCTATCATCCTGCTGCCCTGTCCCTTCATACCAGTATCCTCTCGTCCTTCATCTCCAGCTGAGCAGTGGCCTCAGCCAGCCTCAGGGTGAGATCCTCCCTCTGCAGCAGGCTGTGGTTCtggctgagcagctgcagatgCTGGAGAGAGGCTTTTGTGTTCAGTAACCTGTTCTCTGTGGCCTGTAGCTGCCTTGCCAGGTTATCACGACTTCTGTGGGTCTCGCTGAGGAGCCTCTGAAGACCTCGGACCTcattgttgtgctttttttcaaTCTGTGGACATGTGTAACCAATATCATGTGAGGATTAattgtgaatttaaaaaaataaacatcagtaTTTTGTCTAAGAGTGACAGAAATCTGAGCCAACCAACCTGTGAGATGCTGTCCTCTGAATCTTGGAAGCCCTCTAGTGCCACCCTCTGGCAATGCTGGAGCCTCTTCAGCAGTTTGTTCTCAGTCCTGGCCtctttcagctgctgctgcagatccCACACCTGGTTCTTCAGCTCCCTGATGGAGTTCAAACTGTCAGGCTGATGCTTTGGCTTTGGCTTGATTGGAGGCAACTTCAAGATTGGATGATATGCCCAGTAGTTCTGCTTGTAGACCCCTCTGGCTTTCTTATctacagaaaaggaaaaaataagtcAGTTTACTCCTCACAGCGCaatgtggaaaatgtttacattattaacacattattatattttacatgCCTTTTTCTCGAGATCTCTCCATAGACTGCTTCGATCCTTTCCACCTGACTGATGGCAGGGCATCTGGAGTCCTGTTAATTAGTGAACTAGCTTTATCTTCACCGTTGGATGAGTATTGTGGACTCTCAGAGCCATGGCTGGAGGACCGCCTGGAGTTGTCAGTGCTGCAGCTCACATCATCCCCATCACCCACCATGTGACCAGGGACCTGCTGCTTCTCACATGTAGCTTCTTTATCCATTCTGAGGAAAGATCGACATTTTAGAGAAACGCTTGGCATGAATGTGAAGTAAAAGTAAATTAGGAGATCAGTTTGAGATTAATAAACCAACCTGAATAGATTTTCTGAGGATCTCTGTTTTCAGTCCTGTTGTACGCCACGGATGCATTtattaaatgtgacatttagttGAACCTAAACGGAACCAAATCATTTTACTAACGGTTGCCAGGGACCTTTTCATAAAGACACTCCCGTcgttgccatggcaaccagcGGCGCAATGAGGAAATATGCGTGTCAATGTTGATAtattaattttaactgtttttttgtgtcagagACATTTAATATTTGATTTCAGCATTCTCAATGCATTTATGTAGGCCTAACGAAACTTCAGAATattagggggaaaaaatccaTTTTCTGTCTGAGACCGTCAAGCCCAACATCACACATTTTCGAATAGTTTACCGTCTGCATAGTGTAAAACAATATTCAATCATACAGAAACTTAAAGAAACTCctttaaaaataaaggaaacCTCAGAATACGCAACAAAGGAATGATTTTTCCAcaacttttgttgttgttgttgttgttgtatgcAGAAGACAGAGAAACATCTTCGTAATTTACAGTTGGAGCAATAAGTTGACGAAATTTGATAAGACTGTGGTCGTATGAGGTCGAACCAGGAGGGGATCTAATAACTTCCAGGTACACACACAGCACCTGGAAGTTGCTCAACATCTCCTGCCCCTGGACTGGAGAGCAGTGACAGCCTATAGTGCTGGTCAGTGCTATTTCTGTCCATATATGAACTGAGCTAAGAGCAGGACATCGACTTCTCTGTCCCCTGAACGGACAGACAGCTGAAGTTGCCAATCAGTGTGTGTGGAGCTGCGCCTCCATGGGGACATGGGACAACCCACCAATCCGTCACTAATGGAGGCAAAAATAACCtcagtgtgcgtgtgtgtgatctcagtgtgtgtgtgtgtgtgtgcgcgtgtgtgtgtgtgatcccAGTGCTATGTCTCGGTCCCGGGTGCGCTCTAATAATAGAGGAGACTGGCTGCTCCTTTAAGAGCCTACTTGTTGCATACTCCACCAAATCTATTGTAACAAAATGGTTATCAAAGTCTTCCTCGCCTCTTCATCGGGATCCACAGCGGTAAGCTTTCAACCCAACTCACTTGATTTCTCTTTAAACTCGAAACTTTCCTGCTTTGTGCTCCTTTTACCGATCAGGACGGTGTCTTTTCTCGCACCGACTCCGAAGCCTCGAAATTAATGTCACTTGCCTGTGATTTTGACAAACCTAAAGACTGCTGACAATCATGTGGCTCGATCTGAGATTTATGCTTCAGCTGCGCTTTATGTCTTTGTTTCATTATCATCAAGCCGATGTGATTCACATGCAGAGCTTTCTAGAACAGGGGCTCCCAAACTTTTTTCATGTCACAGACCCCAATATAGAAGCGCTTTGGACTACACAGCTGCTCTTAGAGATTCTGCCCTCAAGAAAGAACTTTTTTTAATACTGTTTGTGATCAGATGCATCTTAAAGTCAGAATCTGTGTACTAGGTGGGGTGATAACTGCAGAGGGCAGGGTGGATTCATCCCCTAGATCTACTTTTGGCAAAGCTAAATAAGCAGTTTGAACCAGTGCAGTGGTGCCATGGTGGCCTACTTAGTTAACAGTGTTGTCTTCCAACTTGTTTTTAATCCTCTGAGTGGACTTGATTACATATTAGAACTTTGTTTTGTGCCCAAATGATCAGATCACACTTTATGACTGAATGCGATGTACAATGAGTCTTGGAGAATCAAGCATTTATGCTCTTCATCTGGTTTATCTGCTTTgttaacaattattttcatttctgtctgatGATTTCAATCAAAAGATTGTTTATAATTTGTCAGAAATACTGAAAGTAGATCATCAGACCcctttttattgtctttatttctAACTAAGAGAAAAGCAGTATCTGCTCACATTGGAGAACCAAGAAGAAGCAAATATGTGATATTTGTACTCGATCAAACAGAATCAGACGTTATTTACGTAGCAGTTTTCATACAAATGAAATAGATTTAtgcaaacagatttttaaaaatgcaataaaacaatacaaactaTACCCCCCAGTCCCAACATTATGTTAAAAATTAAGAACTCCAAACCACAAGGATTAAGGAACTGAGAGAACTCTAGCATACATAATGCATGCAATGAGAAAACACcagataaagcaaaacaaaaatagaaaatgtgatATAAGATCTATAGATGAATTTAAAAATGGATAAATTAATATGCTAGATAAATAAAGGACAAAATAgaagtcaaaatgttttttaaaaatgacaaaaaatgagtgaCTTGAATGACCAAATGATGATTTCACGGCTCATTTTCTGTTCATCAATTAACTGTTTATCAATTTATGTGTTAACTAGCCTGTTTATCAATtaactgtttctgtttatttgatatagatcagaatcagaatcagaatcactttattcatcagGAGGACAGGAAAGGAGAGAAGCATCATGTATCCAATGTAAAcccatgttgtcatttttatagTGCACACTTTCTATCCTGAGCACCAGATTGTACCATATTTTTCCTCTGAAGTTACGTTTTACAGCCTTCTTCCCACATGCTGTGCAATCAGTGATGGCTGTGCTGCTCGTTTTCTGCCCTCCAGATCAAGAAGAAGCAGCAAGATGTGGTCGGCTTCCTGGAGGCTCTCAAAGTGGACTACACTCAGCTGGACATCGCCTGCAACGAGGAGAACCGCATGTGGATGAGGCAGAACGTCCCAGAGGAGAAGAAACCCGCCAACGGCATCCCCCTCCCCCCGCAGATCTTCAATGAGGAGGGCTACTGCGGGGTGAGTTTCCCCGCATTCATAATGAGGACTCACAAAGCTATAGACCTGTGTTCGTTCACTCATGGTTGGCTCCAGAATGAGGGATCTTTAATGTGGGTCATGGGGATATGTGGGCAAGTGTACCCATGAGGTTGAAGCAAACAGAGGagagtgtttgtattttgtcttgGTAATTTAATTTAGTAAAGTAGGCTTCAccagcagaactgaagatgtcATGCACTATTAAAAACATCTGACCTCATATCTTTATGCAGGACTATGACACATTCTTCGATGCCAAGGAGGACAACTCAGTGTATGCCTTCCTGgggctgcctcctcctcctggctCAAAGGTTGGaactcttttctgttttttttaatcatagaAAGCATGTTTAAACAAATGAGTATAACTTCTTTTGATGCTATAAGTCCATCTGGATCATTAAACTCAGTTGAGCAAATTCTGATATGACTTTCTGCGATGCATCATATTCTTGTTGATAGCTTTTTGCAGGGAATATTCGTTGACTTTTTATACATTATTAATGGATTATTTTGCCTGCTAAGCTATCTCTTTAGGATTTCAAGTACCGTAATAGAAAAGTACAATTAAATCAGTATCTACAAGTTTGGCAAAAATCTCGGCAGAATGACCACAATCTGTGTCTGTAACTGAAATAATCATATCAACTAATTATTTTGGACCCACTTCTTTCAAAAGTTCCAGGATTTGGAAATCCTAGCTTTTGCTATCCAGGATCAGATAATCCTCCTCACTTATATTCTGCTTTTTCAAAGCAATGTAGGATTGGAGCACCCTGATCCAGACGCAAACTTTTTAAGATTACCAATTCCAGTGAGactgtaaacactgtaaatcCCAACATCAACTCCAAGCTATATAAGGAACAATGAGGGGACCCGCCATCATGAAGTCAATTTATgtggagagagaaaacaacacaatacagcaATACAAACTCCAATACCATTTAAACTTTTCCCATCTGACCCATGGTAGAATAATTAGAATTCCAAATagattataaatatatattgcaCACTTGTTTTAAGTTATAAAAAGTTGTCAGTTCAAACTTTTTCAGTGATACATCTCTGTTATCTCTGCTGTACTAGTAGTCTTATTCTCTATCTTGTCTGCTTTATTAGTGTAACAGTTAAACAAAAATCAACTTCAAAAATGAAACTGGTGTTTATATATACtacatgaaacaaacattgTATTATTTGACCAGTTTTTAACTTTCATCACACATTGTTCCTGATATCCATCCTGAATCCAGCCCTCTACTAGCCTCAGGATAATTCAATTTGTGGATCACAGATATCCCAATTCTTTACTAAAAAGTTTTCAGCAACACTTATTTAAGTTTTAATCCAGAGCAAAACCAAGATTACTGGCTGTAATTCGAGTTAAGAACCCTTTCTTCTCTGTTGAACATCCCATTTTCCAGATTTGATCCAATCCAATAGCTGAAATCCGATCAGATTACTGCTGACCAACTGGGGCTTGGGTATTAAAAGATTTCAGAGCCCTGCAGAGGGCCGGCCAATGTGCGAATAATGatgaagtttttgttgttgtctcatGTAGAAAGTCAACAAGGCTTACGAGACAACAACAAATAACTATAAAGAAGACTCATTTTCTTCACTTATATAGTCATGTTGCCAAACGTTCATGCCTACATCATCTGTCTGTCATCTGTTTACCTGAATATTTTAGGCTTTTTGTCGTCATTTCACCATAAATTCACagtaattacaaaaacatccttttatttttctattaaatGTGATTAGACTGAAACAATGAACCTTTATGTCAAGAAAACCCTTTTGAGTGGTTGTTTGATGTTTAATGTAAAGGACGCATCAGCAATTGAGGAACTCCCTGCCCTGATTTTGTGTGAAGTGTTTGTGTTAAACCAGATCGTTTCCTTGACACAGGAGGCAGAGCAGGCTGACAAGGCCCACATTGTGGAGAATGGGAACCATGCCGATGAAAACCTTGACGACTCAATAGTAATGTCGTCGTTACCTTTTCCCATTTCCCCCTcatgttttgcttcttttcatcTTATCCTTTCCATCCAGTATAACTTAATAACATCCACCATTGTTGACTTGAACAGATTCTTCATCGCCGCTCTGTCCCAGTCATCACATTGACTAATCTTTGTGTTGCATGAGTGAGAGATTTCAGCTCACAATAACATAGTATTGTGAGTTCCCATGATAACACTGTGAAATTGCATCACCGTGTTCACACTGTCAAAGAGTTGTGAAGCATCATGTTTCTCCTTTATCTGCAATTaatactttaaaatgtttagtATGCTTGGTTTTAATTGTGAAATgttatgtttttctgttcattgtAGTAGCTTATTTGTTATATTTGTATTCAGTACGTATTTTAGaaagtgttttgtgtgtatttcagtgatttcttgtgtattttactGGTAACTTTCTAACAATCTTCctcccacaaaaaaaaatcctaaacacTTTAAAATTCCCTTTCTCCTTCAACCTCAGCACAAACCATCTTTAAAACAGAAGCTGAGGATTTGAGCAAACATTTCCTCATGAGGAGAATTTTACCCcactgatgaaactgaattgcAGGATATTGACAGCTGCAAAAGTATGAGGACCTGTTTGATCTCAGCTGAGTTTCTGCCTCAGGACTTAAATGAACTGAGAAAAGCATGAAATGGATTATATAGATTTTTGCAAGATGAAAAAAACTTTTGCTTAGCTGAACCTACTGTATGATCTGCCCTTTTTTATCCTACAGGGTGCGATGCAGAGCTGCACAAACAAAGCGTAAACTGTGCTCATTTTAGCTGGATTTTGTTTCCAGGAGGAGTTGAGCTACCCTTCTGCTTTTACTGCTTACTTAGTAAATATGGTTTAGTAGACTGATTAGCATAATAAttggaaaatatgttttttttctctgtctgacAGAGTGTTAGGTTAAAACATCCATATTTCTCTCATGACTGAATGCGTCACATGAGGAAGCCACAGCTTACAATAAAGGGTGGAAATAGTTGATctaagagcttcagtagaagaCAGCTGGACCTCTCGTTTTTGGTTCTTCAACCAAtgtctactttttaaaaaaaaaaaaggaatctgTAAAAACAAGCACAATTTTAAACACTGATGAAAAGAACAACCACGACAACATTACCATTCACTATGTAGATGGTGTATCTGAGAAACGTGCTTCACtccaaataaaaaatactggagAATTAAAGAATTTAATCACTCTGAGTCAAAAACTAGTTCACTGCAAGGATAACACATGCATGACCAAGCTGATCAGAGCTACAGTATATATGCAGTTAAATGTAGTGAGGAGTGCACAGAACTATAATAAATATAGGGTCCACAAGTGCATGGCTGAACACAGGGAGACAAGACTCAGCAGTCAAcctgcattttaaagagaacAGACACTCATTTGGACACAGCAATGTTCATATTCTAGACAGAGATGACAGACGGTTTGGGAGAGCTATCTATATTAAACTGGAGCACCACTTACAGGTACTTACAATGCAGTCTTGAGATTTCTCCCAAGGACGGTTTACCACATGTAACATCCTGAATCCTCCCTGACCTGGAAGTT is a window of Acanthochromis polyacanthus isolate Apoly-LR-REF ecotype Palm Island chromosome 13, KAUST_Apoly_ChrSc, whole genome shotgun sequence DNA encoding:
- the sh3bgr gene encoding SH3 domain-binding glutamic acid-rich protein isoform X10, which encodes MVIKVFLASSSGSTAIKKKQQDVVGFLEALKVDYTQLDIACNEENRMWMRQNVPEEKKPANGIPLPPQIFNEEGYCGDYDTFFDAKEDNSVYAFLGLPPPPGSKEAEQADKAHIVENGNHADENLDDSIEVPEEERNGDAHVEEEQAEEADEEGGEGGEEEEAEEEAADGEAADEETAGDEAPAEAEEEAVEETDEAQAEEEEQEEEDLQSEEEEELRQLEEEEEDLEETQEEEAE
- the sh3bgr gene encoding SH3 domain-binding glutamic acid-rich protein isoform X27; amino-acid sequence: MVIKVFLASSSGSTAIKKKQQDVVGFLEALKVDYTQLDIACNEENRMWMRQNVPEEKKPANGIPLPPQIFNEEGYCGDYDTFFDAKEDNSVYAFLGLPPPPGSKQAQAEEEEQEEEEDLEETQEEEAE
- the sh3bgr gene encoding SH3 domain-binding glutamic acid-rich protein isoform X26 translates to MVIKVFLASSSGSTAIKKKQQDVVGFLEALKVDYTQLDIACNEENRMWMRQNVPEEKKPANGIPLPPQIFNEEGYCGDYDTFFDAKEDNSVYAFLGLPPPPGSKQAQAEEEEQEEEDLQSEEEEELRQLEEEEEDLEETQEEEAE
- the sh3bgr gene encoding SH3 domain-binding glutamic acid-rich protein isoform X8, with protein sequence MVIKVFLASSSGSTAIKKKQQDVVGFLEALKVDYTQLDIACNEENRMWMRQNVPEEKKPANGIPLPPQIFNEEGYCGDYDTFFDAKEDNSVYAFLGLPPPPGSKEAEQADKAHIVENGNHADENLDDSIEVPEEERNGDAHVEEEQAEEADEEGGEGGEEEEAEEEAADGEAADEETAGDEAPAEAEEEAVEETDEQAQAEEEEQEEEDLQSEEEEELRQLEEEEEDLEETQEEEAE
- the sh3bgr gene encoding SH3 domain-binding glutamic acid-rich protein isoform X23; amino-acid sequence: MVIKVFLASSSGSTAIKKKQQDVVGFLEALKVDYTQLDIACNEENRMWMRQNVPEEKKPANGIPLPPQIFNEEGYCGDYDTFFDAKEDNSVYAFLGLPPPPGSKEAEQADKAHIVENGNHADENLDDSIEVPEEERNGDAHVEEEQAEEADEEGGEGGEEEEAEEEAADGEAADEETAGDEAPAEAEEEAVEETDEAQAEEEEQEEEAE
- the sh3bgr gene encoding SH3 domain-binding glutamic acid-rich protein isoform X13 — translated: MVIKVFLASSSGSTAIKKKQQDVVGFLEALKVDYTQLDIACNEENRMWMRQNVPEEKKPANGIPLPPQIFNEEGYCGDYDTFFDAKEDNSVYAFLGLPPPPGSKEAEQADKAHIVENGNHADENLDDSIEVPEEERNGDAHVEEEQAEEADEEGGEGGEEEEAEEEAADGEAADEETAGDEAPAEAEEEAVEETDEQAQAEEEEQEEEELRQLEEEEEDLEETQEEEAE
- the sh3bgr gene encoding SH3 domain-binding glutamic acid-rich protein isoform X4; the encoded protein is MVIKVFLASSSGSTAIKKKQQDVVGFLEALKVDYTQLDIACNEENRMWMRQNVPEEKKPANGIPLPPQIFNEEGYCGDYDTFFDAKEDNSVYAFLGLPPPPGSKEAEQADKAHIVENGNHADENLDDSIEVPEEERNGDAHVEEEQAEEADEEGGEGGEEEEAEEEAADGEAADEETAGDEAPAEAEEEAVEETDEAQAEEEEQEEEDLQSEEEEELRQLEEEDEAEVQEEEEEDLEETQEEEAE
- the sh3bgr gene encoding SH3 domain-binding glutamic acid-rich protein isoform X25, with product MVIKVFLASSSGSTAIKKKQQDVVGFLEALKVDYTQLDIACNEENRMWMRQNVPEEKKPANGIPLPPQIFNEEGYCGDYDTFFDAKEDNSVYAFLGLPPPPGSKQAQAEEEEQEEEELRQLEEEDEAEVQEEEEEDLEETQEEEAE
- the sh3bgr gene encoding SH3 domain-binding glutamic acid-rich protein isoform X21, with protein sequence MVIKVFLASSSGSTAIKKKQQDVVGFLEALKVDYTQLDIACNEENRMWMRQNVPEEKKPANGIPLPPQIFNEEGYCGDYDTFFDAKEDNSVYAFLGLPPPPGSKEAEQADKAHIVENGNHADENLDDSIEVPEEERNGDAHVEEEQAEEADEEGGEGGEEEEAEEEAADGEAADEETAGDEAPAEAEEEAVEETDEVTEDTQAQAEEEEQEEEAE
- the sh3bgr gene encoding SH3 domain-binding glutamic acid-rich protein isoform X11, with translation MVIKVFLASSSGSTAIKKKQQDVVGFLEALKVDYTQLDIACNEENRMWMRQNVPEEKKPANGIPLPPQIFNEEGYCGDYDTFFDAKEDNSVYAFLGLPPPPGSKEAEQADKAHIVENGNHADENLDDSIEVPEEERNGDAHVEEEQAEEADEEGGEGGEEEEAEEEAADGEAADEETAGDEAPAEAEEEAVEETDEVTEDTQAQAEEEEQEEEELRQLEEEEEDLEETQEEEAE
- the sh3bgr gene encoding SH3 domain-binding glutamic acid-rich protein isoform X28, with product MVIKVFLASSSGSTAIKKKQQDVVGFLEALKVDYTQLDIACNEENRMWMRQNVPEEKKPANGIPLPPQIFNEEGYCGDYDTFFDAKEDNSVYAFLGLPPPPGSKQAQAEEEEQEEEAE
- the sh3bgr gene encoding SH3 domain-binding glutamic acid-rich protein isoform X3; the protein is MVIKVFLASSSGSTAIKKKQQDVVGFLEALKVDYTQLDIACNEENRMWMRQNVPEEKKPANGIPLPPQIFNEEGYCGDYDTFFDAKEDNSVYAFLGLPPPPGSKEAEQADKAHIVENGNHADENLDDSIEVPEEERNGDAHVEEEQAEEADEEGGEGGEEEEAEEEAADGEAADEETAGDEAPAEAEEEAVEETDEQAQAEEEEQEEEDLQSEEEEELRQLEEEDEAEVQEEEEEDLEETQEEEAE
- the sh3bgr gene encoding SH3 domain-binding glutamic acid-rich protein isoform X19, whose protein sequence is MVIKVFLASSSGSTAIKKKQQDVVGFLEALKVDYTQLDIACNEENRMWMRQNVPEEKKPANGIPLPPQIFNEEGYCGDYDTFFDAKEDNSVYAFLGLPPPPGSKEAEQADKAHIVENGNHADENLDDSIEVPEEERNGDAHVEEEQAEEADEEGGEGGEEEEAEEEAADGEAADEETAGDEAPAEAEEEAVEETDEQAQAEEEEQEEEEDLEETQEEEAE
- the sh3bgr gene encoding SH3 domain-binding glutamic acid-rich protein isoform X7; amino-acid sequence: MVIKVFLASSSGSTAIKKKQQDVVGFLEALKVDYTQLDIACNEENRMWMRQNVPEEKKPANGIPLPPQIFNEEGYCGDYDTFFDAKEDNSVYAFLGLPPPPGSKEAEQADKAHIVENGNHADENLDDSIEVPEEERNGDAHVEEEQAEEADEEGGEGGEEEEAEEEAADGEAADEETAGDEAPAEAEEEAVEETDEQAQAEEEEQEEEELRQLEEEDEAEVQEEEEEDLEETQEEEAE
- the sh3bgr gene encoding SH3 domain-binding glutamic acid-rich protein isoform X5 codes for the protein MVIKVFLASSSGSTAIKKKQQDVVGFLEALKVDYTQLDIACNEENRMWMRQNVPEEKKPANGIPLPPQIFNEEGYCGDYDTFFDAKEDNSVYAFLGLPPPPGSKEAEQADKAHIVENGNHADENLDDSIEVPEEERNGDAHVEEEQAEEADEEGGEGGEEEEAEEEAADGEAADEETAGDEAPAEAEEEAVEETDEVTEDTQAQAEEEEQEEEELRQLEEEDEAEVQEEEEEDLEETQEEEAE
- the sh3bgr gene encoding SH3 domain-binding glutamic acid-rich protein isoform X12, whose translation is MVIKVFLASSSGSTAIKKKQQDVVGFLEALKVDYTQLDIACNEENRMWMRQNVPEEKKPANGIPLPPQIFNEEGYCGDYDTFFDAKEDNSVYAFLGLPPPPGSKEAEQADKAHIVENGNHADENLDDSIEVPEEERNGDAHVEEEQAEEADEEGGEGGEEEEAEEEAADGEAADEETAGDEAPAEAEEEAVEETDEVTEDTQAQAEEEEQEEEDLQSEEEEEDLEETQEEEAE
- the sh3bgr gene encoding SH3 domain-binding glutamic acid-rich protein isoform X14, with the protein product MVIKVFLASSSGSTAIKKKQQDVVGFLEALKVDYTQLDIACNEENRMWMRQNVPEEKKPANGIPLPPQIFNEEGYCGDYDTFFDAKEDNSVYAFLGLPPPPGSKEAEQADKAHIVENGNHADENLDDSIEVPEEERNGDAHVEEEQAEEADEEGGEGGEEEEAEEEAADGEAADEETAGDEAPAEAEEEAVEETDEAQAEEEEQEEEELRQLEEEEEDLEETQEEEAE
- the sh3bgr gene encoding SH3 domain-binding glutamic acid-rich protein isoform X6, with protein sequence MVIKVFLASSSGSTAIKKKQQDVVGFLEALKVDYTQLDIACNEENRMWMRQNVPEEKKPANGIPLPPQIFNEEGYCGDYDTFFDAKEDNSVYAFLGLPPPPGSKEAEQADKAHIVENGNHADENLDDSIEVPEEERNGDAHVEEEQAEEADEEGGEGGEEEEAEEEAADGEAADEETAGDEAPAEAEEEAVEETDEVTEDTQAQAEEEEQEEEDLQSEEEEELRQLEEEEEDLEETQEEEAE
- the sh3bgr gene encoding SH3 domain-binding glutamic acid-rich protein isoform X16; translation: MVIKVFLASSSGSTAIKKKQQDVVGFLEALKVDYTQLDIACNEENRMWMRQNVPEEKKPANGIPLPPQIFNEEGYCGDYDTFFDAKEDNSVYAFLGLPPPPGSKEAEQADKAHIVENGNHADENLDDSIEVPEEERNGDAHVEEEQAEEADEEGGEGGEEEEAEEEAADGEAADEETAGDEAPAEAEEEAVEETDEAQAEEEEQEEEDLQSEEEEEDLEETQEEEAE
- the sh3bgr gene encoding SH3 domain-binding glutamic acid-rich protein isoform X1, which gives rise to MVIKVFLASSSGSTAIKKKQQDVVGFLEALKVDYTQLDIACNEENRMWMRQNVPEEKKPANGIPLPPQIFNEEGYCGDYDTFFDAKEDNSVYAFLGLPPPPGSKEAEQADKAHIVENGNHADENLDDSIEVPEEERNGDAHVEEEQAEEADEEGGEGGEEEEAEEEAADGEAADEETAGDEAPAEAEEEAVEETDEVTEDTQAQAEEEEQEEEDLQSEEEEELRQLEEEDEAEVQEEEEEDLEETQEEEAE
- the sh3bgr gene encoding SH3 domain-binding glutamic acid-rich protein isoform X9, producing the protein MVIKVFLASSSGSTAIKKKQQDVVGFLEALKVDYTQLDIACNEENRMWMRQNVPEEKKPANGIPLPPQIFNEEGYCGDYDTFFDAKEDNSVYAFLGLPPPPGSKEAEQADKAHIVENGNHADENLDDSIEVPEEERNGDAHVEEEQAEEADEEGGEGGEEEEAEEEAADGEAADEETAGDEAPAEAEEEAVEETDEAQAEEEEQEEEELRQLEEEDEAEVQEEEEEDLEETQEEEAE
- the sh3bgr gene encoding SH3 domain-binding glutamic acid-rich protein isoform X18, whose protein sequence is MVIKVFLASSSGSTAIKKKQQDVVGFLEALKVDYTQLDIACNEENRMWMRQNVPEEKKPANGIPLPPQIFNEEGYCGDYDTFFDAKEDNSVYAFLGLPPPPGSKEAEQADKAHIVENGNHADENLDDSIEVPEEERNGDAHVEEEQAEEADEEGGEGGEEEEAEEEAADGEAADEETAGDEAPAEAEEEAVEETDEVTEDTQAQAEEEEQEEEEDLEETQEEEAE
- the sh3bgr gene encoding SH3 domain-binding glutamic acid-rich protein isoform X20 translates to MVIKVFLASSSGSTAIKKKQQDVVGFLEALKVDYTQLDIACNEENRMWMRQNVPEEKKPANGIPLPPQIFNEEGYCGDYDTFFDAKEDNSVYAFLGLPPPPGSKEAEQADKAHIVENGNHADENLDDSIEVPEEERNGDAHVEEEQAEEADEEGGEGGEEEEAEEEAADGEAADEETAGDEAPAEAEEEAVEETDEAQAEEEEQEEEEDLEETQEEEAE
- the sh3bgr gene encoding SH3 domain-binding glutamic acid-rich protein isoform X15, encoding MVIKVFLASSSGSTAIKKKQQDVVGFLEALKVDYTQLDIACNEENRMWMRQNVPEEKKPANGIPLPPQIFNEEGYCGDYDTFFDAKEDNSVYAFLGLPPPPGSKEAEQADKAHIVENGNHADENLDDSIEVPEEERNGDAHVEEEQAEEADEEGGEGGEEEEAEEEAADGEAADEETAGDEAPAEAEEEAVEETDEQAQAEEEEQEEEDLQSEEEEEDLEETQEEEAE